In the genome of Atribacterota bacterium, the window TTTGCCAGCTCCGACCAATCCCTCTCAGAGAGGTATCCCCTTCGTACGCGTTCTGCATCAATTTTGGCTTCACTACAGAGCATTCTCTGAGCCAGCTGATCCTTGGACATTTCCAGACTGAAAATCGCCACCGGAACCTTCCAATTAATTCCCACATATTGTGCCACGTTGAGGCAAAAACTGGTCTTACCCATTCCTGGACGAGCTGCTACAACAATCAGATCGGAGGGCTGAAAACCAGCGGTTTTAGCATCGAGATCGACAAACCCAGAAGGAACACCGGTCACGTGGTCCTCTCGATGATAGAGTTCGGTAATCCTCTCAAATGCTTCATCCACAACTTTCTTTAAAGGCACAAAATCGTACCGAATCCGTTTCTGAGAAAGCTGAAGAACCAGATTCTGAGCCCGATCCAGAAGTTCACTGGCTTCGGCTCCAGCTTCATAGCATTCCCGGATAACTCTGGTACATAGGTTGATAAGAGCCCGAACAATTGATTTTTCTTCCACGATACGGGCATAGTACTCAACGTTGGCTGCCGTGGGAACAACGTTGACGAGTTGCGCCAGGTAATCCATTCCTCCTACCACTTCCAATTTGCCTTTCTGACGCAATTTTTCAGCTAGGGTTACCAAATCACAGGCCTTATCCTCTTCAAAGAGTTCGACAATACTCTCGAAAACCATACGATGAGCATCATAGTAAAAATCTTCGGAACGCAAAATATCGAGTGCCTTTAAAAGAGCATCTCGCTCAAGAAGCATCGACCCTAAAGTTGCCTGTTCGGCTTCCAAGTTGTGTGGCGGAACTCTCTCAATGCTCAGGATTCTTTCACTCCTTGTTTCTCGGTCGTTTCTTCAGGAAGAATATTCACGGTAATACTTGCAGAAATACCCTTTCCCAGATTTACTTTGACATTATGTTTTCTAAGGTCTTTCAGGGGTTCAGGTAACTCCAGATATTTACGGTCGAACTCAAAACCAACAAGGGTAGAAATAGCCTCAGCAATTTCCCTTGCCGTTACTGATCCATAGAGTTTCCCCTTTTCTCCCGCCCTTTTGGAAAAGGTCAAAACCATTCCCTCAATTTTATCCCGGAGCGCCTTTGCTTCTTCCAGTTCTTTTGCTTCCTGCATGGCTCTCTTTCGACGCAATTTTTCAATCTGCGAGAGATTACCGGGAGTCGCCTCAATGGCCATTTTTTTCGGAATGAGGTAATTCCGAGCGTACCCTTCCTTAACCTCGACGATGTCTCCTTCCTTCCCCAAATTTTTTACTTCCTGAATCAGAATAACCTGCACATCTTTCACTCTCCCTTCGAAATCCCACCTGAACGAAGTTTACGAAAGTCAAACCAGATATCAAAAACTCCCAGCCAGCTGAGTAAAGTTGAAAAAACCGGCTGAAAGAGCAGAAAGAAGAGAATAATTATTTTAATCATCCTAGAACGGATATAGCGACTCAAAAAATAGTATACCAGAGAAAGTCCATGAACCAAAAAAAGCATTTGAGTAACGATTTGCAGATTGACTCCCACCTTACCCAGAAAGGTATTACTTCCTATGAAAAGAAAAAGGAAGCTCAAAATAAAGGCCCAAAAAACCGAACGAGGCATCTGCCACCGACTGAAAGCCGCAATTTCAGGAAAGCGAATCCCGACCCTTTGACCTACCAGACGCCCCAGAAGGAAGTTGAACGTGGTATCAAACAGAGAAGCAATAATAAGCACTGCTGGTAAGGCCATTTTCATAAAGTCAATGATGCTCTGAATATTGGTCTCTCTCATGCCCTGGAATACACGAGAAACACTTCGTAAGGCTTCCTCCATAACAGCGATATTTTCAGCCAAAGGATTCTTTCCCAAAAGAAGCAACGCCACACCCACTAGAGCAAGCTTTGAAAGTAACGATACCACGGTATTCCAGGCAATCACTTCGAAAGCAGACCATCCCTTTTTAATCGTTATCCCCATGATGATTCCCAGAAGAGTAAAACCTAAAAGGCACGTCAAGGCCTGAATAACACCAGCAAAAGCGAAAACTACAAAGCTGGCAACCAGAGAAGTTAAAAAACCCACTTTCCAGTTCCACCGGATAACCAAAAACATGACCGGTAAAGGGCACAAAAAACTCAAAATGATTCCCAAGATGGGGATGTATATAGAAGCAAGATAAAAAATGACCGTGAGGGCTGCCAGAAAGGCACCCTCCACAGTCGGTTGTACTTTTTTCATAATAGCCTAATCAACGGTGTATGGCAAAAGAGCGATTTCTCGAGCCCGCTTTATTGCCTGCGCGAGTTCTCTTTGGTGCTTGGCACAGTTCCCGGTAATCCGGCGAGGAATGATTTTACCCCGCTCGCTCAAAAACCGTCCCAGATACTCAGCATCCTTATAATCAATGGTTGCTTTTCCCAAACAGAATACGCAAACCTTTCTCTTTTTACGGAAAAACTTCTTCCGTCCACCCAATTTATCTTCTCGCTCCACCATTTTCGATCCTCCCTTCAGGACAACTCAAAACTTCCGCCTTCCTTTCCGGCCTTCTTTTCTGTTCCTTCCCCCCGTTCCAACAAACGTCGCACTTCACTGGCCACAACTTCCCAGGCTTTCCTTTTCTGTCCACTTCCATCCTCATAGACGCGGACCTGCATTCTTCCCTCTATAAAGACCCAGTCGCTCTTTCTCAGATTTTCTCCACAAAAAAGGGCCAAGTCCTTCCATGCCACAACGTTGAAGTAGTCCACATACTCTTTTCCATCTTCAGCCACAACACCCCGGTACACTCCCAAGGGAAAGTTGACCACCGGGGTACCACTGGGAACGTATCGCACCACCGGTTTCTGTGTGAGAAAACCAATCAAAAAAATCTTATTCAGACTGAGCTGAGGCATCCCCAATCACTTCGTCACTTGGCGATTCAGGCGCTTTCTCTTCCTGAACCACTGAAGGGCGCTCTTGTTTTTTCTCCTCTTTTACCAGGATATGCCGTAAAATTCCTTCTGCAAGCCGCGCGACTCGGCTAATTTCTTCCACCTTGACCGGAGAAAGAAGAAAGCGGAAAAACACATAGTACCCTTCGTTGTGTTTCTCCACGGGGTACGCCAGTCTTCTCCGACCCCAGAGATTCACCGACTCTATCTCGCCTCCTTGCTCTGTAACAAGACTCTTCATTTTCTCCACCAGAGCATTGAGTTCTCCTTCAGAAAGAGTCGGCCTCACCACAATTCCCAGTTCGTAATGATTCATGGTATCAACCTCCCTATGGACTTTTGGTCTCACCCTTTCAGGCGAAACAGGGAAAATCTTCTATGTTCCCTCTTCCCAGGAAGCAAGATATGCTTCCTGACGAGGAGTCATCTTCTCCAAGGTCACTCCCAAAAGAGTCAACTTTAAAGCAGCAACTTCCTGGTCAATTTCAGGTGGAACCTTAAACACATCCTTCGCCATCATCGAAGCATTGTTTTTCAGATATTCCACCGAGAGTGCCTGATTGGCAAAGCTCATGTCCATGACCGCCGAGGGATGACCTTCGGCACAGGCCAGGTTAACCAACCGCCCTTCACCAAGAAGATAGATCTGTTTGCCATTTTTCAGAGTATATGCTTCAACCAGCGGTTTCACGGTCCTTTTATCAACACTTAAACTTTCAAGTTCCTGAACGTCAATCTCCACATTAAAATGACCAGCATTAGCCAGGACTGCACCGTCCTTCATGGCAACAAAGTGTTCACCTCGAATCACCGAGACATTTCCTGTGGCAGTAATAAAGAGCTCTCCCCACAGCGCCGCCTCACTCATGGACATAACCTCATAACCATCCATCAGAGCCTCAAGTGCTCGAACGGGGTCCACTTCCACCACTGCTACTCGAGCTCCCATGCCTTTGGTCCGAAGGGCTATCCCCCGTCCACACCAACCATAGCCAACCACTACCACCCTTTTCCCAGCAAGGAGAAAGTGGGTAACCCGCAAAATGGCTTCTACGGTACTTTGACCGGTGCCATAACGGTTATCGAACATATGCTTGGTATCGGCATCGTTGACCGCAATAATTGGATACGCTAACTCTTTCGATCGCGCCAGGCTGCGCAGGCGGATAACACCTGTGGTTGTTTCTTCCGTTCCCCCGATGATACCCTGAAGAATTTCACCTTTCAGGCGATGTGCCGAAGAAACAAGGTCTGCCCCATCGTCCATGGTTATGTGAGGGCGGAACTGTAGTACTTCTTGAATGTGGGCATAATACGTATCCCGATTTTCTCCCCGAATAGCAAAAACAGGAACCCCATAGTCCTGAACTAACGAAGCAGCCACCTCATCCTGAGTGCTCAGGGGGTTTGAAGCACATAACCGTATTTCTGCCCCACCCTCCTTAAGGGCAATCATCAACACTGCCGTCTCGGCGGTGACATGGAGACACGCTCCAATCCGTAATCCCCGAAGGGGTTTTGTTTGTCCAAAACGCTCTGCAATCCTTGCTAAGACTGGCATTTCCTTCAGAGTCCATTCAATTCTCTTCTTTCCTTCATTCGCTAAATCCGGTGAAGCAATATGACTCTCCATACTCCTGCCTCCCATTTTTTAAAGCCCTGCTAATTTGCGCAAGGCATCAGCCTTATCGGTCCGTTCCCAGGCAAAATCAGGATCATTGCGACCAAAGTGACCATAAGCAGCAGTCTTTTTGTAAATAGGGCGGCGCAGCTGGAGATCCTTAATAATAGCTCCAGGTCGTAAATCGAAGGTTTCTGCCACCAGCTTCAAAATCTCTTCATCAGGAATTTTCCCAGTTTGAAAGGTATCAACCGACATGGAGACAGGCCTTGCAACCCCAATCGCATAGGCCACCTGAAACTCACATCGTTCAGCCAACCCTGCAGCCACGATATTCTTAGCCACGTATCTCGCTGCATAACTTCCCGAACGATCCACTTTCGTGGGGTCTTTTCCCGAAAAACATCCTCCACCGTGTTTTCCAATCCCACCGTAAGTGTCCACCATAATTTTTCTTCCAGTAAGTCCAGTATCTCCCTGCGGTCCACCAATAACAAACCTTCCGGTAGGATTGACAAAAATTCTGGTGCTCACATCCAGATATTCCGAAGGAACAATTGGTTTGATGACCTGTTCTTCGAGATCCTGACGAAGGGTCGCCAAAGAAATATCAGGATGGTGCTGAGCAGAGACAATAATGGTGTCAACCCGAACCGGTTTCCCATCTTCATAATCAACCGTAACCTGGGTTTTCCCGTCTGGACGCAAATAAGGAAGGATCCCCTTTTTTCGCACCTCTGACAGACGAAAAGCCAGGCGATGTGCAATAACAATCGGAAAAGGCATCAATTCAGGGGTTTCTTTGCAAGCGTATCCGTACATCATTCCCTGATCTCCGGCACCCAGCGAAAGATCTTCATCCTGAACTTCTTCTCCCATTTTGACTTCCAGACAACGGTTTACACCCAGAGCAATATCAGGCGACTGTTCATCGATAGCCGTCAACACTGCACAGGTTTCAAAGTCAAAACCGTATTTCGCCCGAGTGTACCCGATATCCCGCACAGTATTTCGTGCCACTCTCGGTATATCAACATACGAGGTAGTGCTAACCTGTCCCGCTACCATGATAAGACCAGTAGCAACCAGCGTTTCAACCGCTACTCTCCCGTAAGGGTCTTCAGCAAAAATGGCGTCCAAAATCGCATCTGAAATCTGGTCAGCTATTTTATCGGGATGGCCCTCGGTTACCGATTCAGAGGTGATTTGATACTTCTTTTTCGACATCAAGCTGCCTCCTTTCTCCACTCATCCAAAAAAAAGAGCCTCCCCCTGGAGGCTGTAAACTCAGAAGGTGAATTTACCACAATTATGCCCCCGTGTCAACCTATTTCACCCAGGAGATCTACCCGTTCTCTTTCCGAGTACACTAAGCGAGCCTGACGCCAAAGCTTCTCTAACTGGTAGAACACTCGCTCTTCTTCCCGGAAGATGTGCACCATAATATTTCCATAATCAATGAGAATCCATTCGCCACTTTCCTCGCCCTCCACATGGAGTGGATATACATTTCCCGCCTTGGTTCGACGGATTACCTCCTCAGCAATCACTTTCGTTTGAATGAGCGAAGAACCACTACAGATAACCCAGTAGTCTGAAAACGGAAATAAACCCTTGAGGTCCAGAATAACCAAATCAAAGGCCTTCTTATCTTCAACCGCTTTTTTGACTGCCATCAGGATCTTTTTGTTCTCCAAAGCTCTCTTTCTCCTTAGTCAGAAAATTTTGAATGAACTCACGAGCGGCACTCAAGTCTGGCTCCCAGAAACTGATACCATTGGCATAGATTGGCTTCCCCGGCATGGTTTCTGTGATCAACCTCTTCTCCTCCAGACCTCGAAACCATATGGCCAGCTGGACAATATCTTCGGAAGAAAGGTTCGTATTAACCGATTTCTTCAGCTCCTCTACAATGGTCGAAACGTTCATCAGTACAGAAGGGTCATTCACTTTGGTCAGAAGCGCCTGAATAAAGGTTTGCTGTCTTTTGATTCTTCCAATATCTCCCAAAGGATCGTGGCGAAAACGAACATACTGGAGTGCTTTCCTTCCATTGAGCACCTGTTTCCCCGCGGGAATGTTGATATACAGATCCTGAGCTTTATCCACATACCGGAGCGGTTTTTCGACTTCGATTTCCACTCCCCCCAACGCATCAATGACTTTTTCGAAACCATCATAGTTGATTTCGACGAAATATGGGATTTCCAGCCCCAGAGCTTCTTCAACGGCCTTTTTCAAAAGAGCCACCCCTCCCCGCGCATAGGCATGATTCACTTTGTCTTGGCCAACACCAGGGATGGAAAGACGAGCATCTCGGGGAATGGAAAAAAGAAGAGCCTCTCCTATCCTGGTATTGATAAAAAGGAGCATTACGGTATCACTTCGTGCTGGTTTAATTCCATCCTGACCAACAACCAGAGAACAAAAAGTCTCTGGAAGAGTCTTGGCTACCGTATAATCAATCACTTTCTTCACCAAGCTCAAGCGGAAGGGATTCTCAATCCCAAAAAGCATAAAACCAAATAGAACCACTAATCCAATAAAAAAACCAAGAAAAACATAAAAAACCTTCCATCTCATCGGACCACGGTCTCCTTGTTCCAGGCCCTGAAACTCGCAGGATATATCGGTCTTTCCACAGAGAGGAGATACTCCAGTTTCATTTTTAAAGCCAATCTATATCCCCCTTCCAGATCTTCCCAGGCCTTTTTCCGAACTTCCGAAGCCTCCGAAAAATTTCTCCCTTCTTCGCCAAAGTCAGCGACAAAAATTATTTTATCAAATCGAGACATATGCTCACAGGACGTCGCATGCCAGCGAACTGCGTGAAGAATCCTGTAATCCGATATCCCTAACTCCTCCACAATGAGCGAAGGGCCGGCCAAGGCATGCCATATTCCGGGAATTGAATAAACTTCCTCCTCAACCCAAGAAGGAAGAAAACCTTTCAACATGCTCAGTTCCCGATCCCGAGCGTAATCATGGACTAGACCAGCAAGATATGCGTTCTCATGGTCTTCACCATAACGAAGACTGAGTTTTCTCGCTTCTTCAGCCACACGCAAGCAGTGAGCGAATCGATCTGGCGTAAGATATCTTTTGAGAATTTCAAAATAGTTTTTAAGTTCTGTATAGTCCATTTTTGTAAATGTAATGCTCCACTGCCTCGGGTAAAAGATATTTAATCGATTCCCCTTTTTTAACTCTGCGACGGATCTCAGAGGAAGAAATCGCCAGAGCTGATACTTCTATCACTTTGATTCTTCCCTGTAAGGAACTTTCCAGGCACAACCTGTAACCAGGACGAGAAGCAGCCACAAAGGTACAGAGGTTGAGCAATTCTGCAGGGTTATTCCAGTGAGAAATCTGCGCAAAAGCATCAGCACCGGTAATAAAGAAAATTTCAGTGTCCTCGCCCCACATAGATTTGAAATAGCGCACGGTATCAATGGAATAGGATGGCCCAGGTCTTTCTATCTCCACCCGAGACACACGAAAGTATGGGTTTGTTACCGTAGCCAGCACCACCATGAGGTAACGGTGCTCGGGATCGCTAATCTCCTGACCGATCTTATGAGGGGGACGAGCAGAAGGGACAAACACCACCTCTTCCAGGTCAAAATAGTCCCGCACCTCCTCAGCAGTGACCAGATGTCCATAATGAATTGGATCAAAAGTACCTCCCATAATACCCTTTTTCTTCGACAAACCCTTTCCTCCTTTATTCCCGTACCTGTCCGCTACCATAAACCACAAACTTTGAAGTGGTCAACTCTCGAAGACCCATGGGACCACGGGCATGAAGTTTCTGAGTACTGATTCCAATTTCTGCCCCCATCCCAAACTCTCCTCCATCAGTAAAGCGGGTTGAAGCATTGACATACACTGCAGCCGCGTCCACTTCCTCCAAAAACTTCCGAGCCGTAGTATAGTCCTCGGTAACAATGGCTTCAGAATGCCGAGAACCATATTGATTAATATGGGCTATTGCTTCCTCCACATTCCGAACCACTCGAACCGCAATGATTAAGTCGAGATATTCAGTACACCAGTCTTCCTCCGTGGCTTCCAAAACCTGAGGAAGGAGCTGGCAGGTTCTCGGACAACCCCTTATTTCCACTCCCTTTTCCTGCAAAACCTTTCCAATCCGGGGGAGAAATTGAGAAGCGACATCCTGATGCACAAGAAGGGTTTCACAGGCATTACACACACTGGGACGCTGTGTCTTGGCATTGACCACGATTCGCTCAGCCATGACGAGGTCCGCGCGAGCATCCACATAGACATGGCAATTTCCAACTCCAGTTTCAATCACTGGTACCCGGGAATTTTCCACCACGGCTTTGATTAATTCTCCTCCTCCTCGTGGAATCACCACATCCACATATTCCCGGAGCGATAAAAGTGCGATGACCTCCTCATGGGTACCACTATCAAGAATTTGCACCGCGTCTTCTGGCAACCCACACGTTCGTAACACCGCTCGAGCTTCTTCAACCAGAAAGAAATTTGAGTTAAGCGTGGAACTGCTTCCTCGCAAAATCAGAGCATTACCCGATTTGATGCCCAACCCAACGCTATCAATAGTCACATTCGGTCTTGCCTCGTAGATAATTGCTACAACACCCAAGGGAACCCTGACTCGAGTGACAAGTAACCCATTTGGTCTTTTCGTTCCTTCAAGTACCTCTCCCACTGGGTCCGGTAGTCCTGCGATTTGCCTCAAACCCATTGCCATCTCCTTTATTCGCTTTTGGTTCAGTTCCAAGCGATCCAGAAGGGCTTTCTTCATACCCGAAGCAATTGCCTTTTCAAGGTCCATACGGTTCATACGAATAATTTCCTGCTCATTTTTTTCCAATCTCTCGGCAAGAGTATATAAAAAAGTATTTTTCAAACCGGTTGGCACGTTCATCAACAACAAAGATGCTCTTTTTGCTTTTTCTCCAACCTGGCGTACCTTTTCAATCACATTCTACCCCTCCGTTTCCATCATCAAGAAGTACCAGATTATCAATATGAACGACTTCCTCTTCGGAACTCCGTTCGCCCAGTACTCTTTCTACTTCATTGGTGTGGAGTCCAAGAATTCGTTGCAATTCTTCCGCAGAATAATTAACAATTCCTCGAGCAATCACCCTTCCTTTATTCCCAGTAATTTCCACACAATCACCAACTTCGAAATCACCGTACACTGCTTGAACACCAGCCGGCAAAAGACTCTTTTTTTCGTGCAGCGCCCTTTCTGCTCCTTTATCAATGGCAATCTTTCCTCGAGGAAGCATCCCAAAAGCGATCCAGCGCTTTTTGCTTTTTAGGGACTTTTCCCGAGGATAAAAAAAGGTACCCACTTCCTCGCCACGATAAATACGTGGCAAAATGGAAAAATCTTTTCCTGAAGCGATAACCACCCCAATCCCAGAAAGCACAGCCATCTTTGCCGCCATAATCTTACTCCGCATTCCCCCAATCGCGATGCCAGAACCGGTATCTCCAGCCATTTTTTCAATTTCCTGATCGATGACCTTCACTTCCTTTACCAGAGAAGAAGAACCATCAAGGCGGGGATCAGAAGTAAAAAGACCTTCCACATCAGACAAGATGACCAAGAGTTCGGCCCCCCATAAAGATCCAACCAGAGCAGAGAGGCGATCGTTATCACCAAATTTGATTTCTGCCACTGCTACCGTGTCATTTTCATTCACAATGGGAAGCACGTCAAGGTCAAGCAATACCTGCAGAGTATTTCTGGCATTGAGATATTTGGTCCGATGATGGACATCTTCAGGAGCCAAGAGGACCTGAGCCACTTTTATTCCAAACTCAGCAAAGACCTGGCAATAACGCTGCATCAAAACCCCCTGTCCGATAGCAGCCATAGCCTGCTTAAAAGGAATGTCGTTTATCCTCTGAGTGATCCCCATGACACTCATTCCACAGGCCACCGCACCCGAAGAAACCAGAACAACCTTTTTCCCTCGTTCGCGCAGAAATGCAATATTACAAGCCAAATCGCTCAAACGATTCATATCGAGCTGGAAATCACGCACAAGGAGTGAAGAGCCAACCTTTATGACGATTCGCTCACTTTTTGCTATCAACTCTTTCCGCTTCATTGTCTTGCTTCAATCGTAACCCTTTTCCATCCCAAACAAAAATCCATTCCCCAACCTCGATTTCACTTTCGGGTTTTATCATCCGGAAATACCGTAA includes:
- a CDS encoding adenosylhomocysteinase produces the protein MESHIASPDLANEGKKRIEWTLKEMPVLARIAERFGQTKPLRGLRIGACLHVTAETAVLMIALKEGGAEIRLCASNPLSTQDEVAASLVQDYGVPVFAIRGENRDTYYAHIQEVLQFRPHITMDDGADLVSSAHRLKGEILQGIIGGTEETTTGVIRLRSLARSKELAYPIIAVNDADTKHMFDNRYGTGQSTVEAILRVTHFLLAGKRVVVVGYGWCGRGIALRTKGMGARVAVVEVDPVRALEALMDGYEVMSMSEAALWGELFITATGNVSVIRGEHFVAMKDGAVLANAGHFNVEIDVQELESLSVDKRTVKPLVEAYTLKNGKQIYLLGEGRLVNLACAEGHPSAVMDMSFANQALSVEYLKNNASMMAKDVFKVPPEIDQEVAALKLTLLGVTLEKMTPRQEAYLASWEEGT
- the rpsF gene encoding 30S ribosomal protein S6; the encoded protein is MNHYELGIVVRPTLSEGELNALVEKMKSLVTEQGGEIESVNLWGRRRLAYPVEKHNEGYYVFFRFLLSPVKVEEISRVARLAEGILRHILVKEEKKQERPSVVQEEKAPESPSDEVIGDASAQSE
- the rpsR gene encoding 30S ribosomal protein S18 codes for the protein MVEREDKLGGRKKFFRKKRKVCVFCLGKATIDYKDAEYLGRFLSERGKIIPRRITGNCAKHQRELAQAIKRAREIALLPYTVD
- a CDS encoding YybS family protein; this encodes MKKVQPTVEGAFLAALTVIFYLASIYIPILGIILSFLCPLPVMFLVIRWNWKVGFLTSLVASFVVFAFAGVIQALTCLLGFTLLGIIMGITIKKGWSAFEVIAWNTVVSLLSKLALVGVALLLLGKNPLAENIAVMEEALRSVSRVFQGMRETNIQSIIDFMKMALPAVLIIASLFDTTFNFLLGRLVGQRVGIRFPEIAAFSRWQMPRSVFWAFILSFLFLFIGSNTFLGKVGVNLQIVTQMLFLVHGLSLVYYFLSRYIRSRMIKIIILFFLLFQPVFSTLLSWLGVFDIWFDFRKLRSGGISKGE
- the dnaB gene encoding replicative DNA helicase, producing the protein MSIERVPPHNLEAEQATLGSMLLERDALLKALDILRSEDFYYDAHRMVFESIVELFEEDKACDLVTLAEKLRQKGKLEVVGGMDYLAQLVNVVPTAANVEYYARIVEEKSIVRALINLCTRVIRECYEAGAEASELLDRAQNLVLQLSQKRIRYDFVPLKKVVDEAFERITELYHREDHVTGVPSGFVDLDAKTAGFQPSDLIVVAARPGMGKTSFCLNVAQYVGINWKVPVAIFSLEMSKDQLAQRMLCSEAKIDAERVRRGYLSERDWSELANAAGRLAGASIFIDDTPGISVLELRAKARRLKAEKNLGLVVIDYLQLMRGFGRAENRQQEISEISRSLKAMARELNVPVIAVSQLSRAVEQRSPKRPQLSDLRESGAIEQDADLVLLIYRDEYYNPNTSKKGVAEVIVAKQRNGPVGTIELLFQKDYARFENLSRRSPEPTF
- the nadD gene encoding nicotinate-nucleotide adenylyltransferase — protein: MGGTFDPIHYGHLVTAEEVRDYFDLEEVVFVPSARPPHKIGQEISDPEHRYLMVVLATVTNPYFRVSRVEIERPGPSYSIDTVRYFKSMWGEDTEIFFITGADAFAQISHWNNPAELLNLCTFVAASRPGYRLCLESSLQGRIKVIEVSALAISSSEIRRRVKKGESIKYLLPEAVEHYIYKNGLYRT
- a CDS encoding LCP family protein, whose protein sequence is MRWKVFYVFLGFFIGLVVLFGFMLFGIENPFRLSLVKKVIDYTVAKTLPETFCSLVVGQDGIKPARSDTVMLLFINTRIGEALLFSIPRDARLSIPGVGQDKVNHAYARGGVALLKKAVEEALGLEIPYFVEINYDGFEKVIDALGGVEIEVEKPLRYVDKAQDLYINIPAGKQVLNGRKALQYVRFRHDPLGDIGRIKRQQTFIQALLTKVNDPSVLMNVSTIVEELKKSVNTNLSSEDIVQLAIWFRGLEEKRLITETMPGKPIYANGISFWEPDLSAAREFIQNFLTKEKESFGEQKDPDGSQKSG
- the proB gene encoding glutamate 5-kinase translates to MKRKELIAKSERIVIKVGSSLLVRDFQLDMNRLSDLACNIAFLRERGKKVVLVSSGAVACGMSVMGITQRINDIPFKQAMAAIGQGVLMQRYCQVFAEFGIKVAQVLLAPEDVHHRTKYLNARNTLQVLLDLDVLPIVNENDTVAVAEIKFGDNDRLSALVGSLWGAELLVILSDVEGLFTSDPRLDGSSSLVKEVKVIDQEIEKMAGDTGSGIAIGGMRSKIMAAKMAVLSGIGVVIASGKDFSILPRIYRGEEVGTFFYPREKSLKSKKRWIAFGMLPRGKIAIDKGAERALHEKKSLLPAGVQAVYGDFEVGDCVEITGNKGRVIARGIVNYSAEELQRILGLHTNEVERVLGERSSEEEVVHIDNLVLLDDGNGGVECD
- the metK gene encoding methionine adenosyltransferase, which encodes MSKKKYQITSESVTEGHPDKIADQISDAILDAIFAEDPYGRVAVETLVATGLIMVAGQVSTTSYVDIPRVARNTVRDIGYTRAKYGFDFETCAVLTAIDEQSPDIALGVNRCLEVKMGEEVQDEDLSLGAGDQGMMYGYACKETPELMPFPIVIAHRLAFRLSEVRKKGILPYLRPDGKTQVTVDYEDGKPVRVDTIIVSAQHHPDISLATLRQDLEEQVIKPIVPSEYLDVSTRIFVNPTGRFVIGGPQGDTGLTGRKIMVDTYGGIGKHGGGCFSGKDPTKVDRSGSYAARYVAKNIVAAGLAERCEFQVAYAIGVARPVSMSVDTFQTGKIPDEEILKLVAETFDLRPGAIIKDLQLRRPIYKKTAAYGHFGRNDPDFAWERTDKADALRKLAGL
- a CDS encoding single-stranded DNA-binding protein, encoding MPQLSLNKIFLIGFLTQKPVVRYVPSGTPVVNFPLGVYRGVVAEDGKEYVDYFNVVAWKDLALFCGENLRKSDWVFIEGRMQVRVYEDGSGQKRKAWEVVASEVRRLLERGEGTEKKAGKEGGSFELS
- the rsfS gene encoding ribosome silencing factor, producing MAVKKAVEDKKAFDLVILDLKGLFPFSDYWVICSGSSLIQTKVIAEEVIRRTKAGNVYPLHVEGEESGEWILIDYGNIMVHIFREEERVFYQLEKLWRQARLVYSERERVDLLGEIG
- a CDS encoding glutamate-5-semialdehyde dehydrogenase — protein: MEKVRQVGEKAKRASLLLMNVPTGLKNTFLYTLAERLEKNEQEIIRMNRMDLEKAIASGMKKALLDRLELNQKRIKEMAMGLRQIAGLPDPVGEVLEGTKRPNGLLVTRVRVPLGVVAIIYEARPNVTIDSVGLGIKSGNALILRGSSSTLNSNFFLVEEARAVLRTCGLPEDAVQILDSGTHEEVIALLSLREYVDVVIPRGGGELIKAVVENSRVPVIETGVGNCHVYVDARADLVMAERIVVNAKTQRPSVCNACETLLVHQDVASQFLPRIGKVLQEKGVEIRGCPRTCQLLPQVLEATEEDWCTEYLDLIIAVRVVRNVEEAIAHINQYGSRHSEAIVTEDYTTARKFLEEVDAAAVYVNASTRFTDGGEFGMGAEIGISTQKLHARGPMGLRELTTSKFVVYGSGQVRE
- the yqeK gene encoding bis(5'-nucleosyl)-tetraphosphatase (symmetrical) YqeK, producing the protein MDYTELKNYFEILKRYLTPDRFAHCLRVAEEARKLSLRYGEDHENAYLAGLVHDYARDRELSMLKGFLPSWVEEEVYSIPGIWHALAGPSLIVEELGISDYRILHAVRWHATSCEHMSRFDKIIFVADFGEEGRNFSEASEVRKKAWEDLEGGYRLALKMKLEYLLSVERPIYPASFRAWNKETVVR
- the rplI gene encoding 50S ribosomal protein L9, producing MQVILIQEVKNLGKEGDIVEVKEGYARNYLIPKKMAIEATPGNLSQIEKLRRKRAMQEAKELEEAKALRDKIEGMVLTFSKRAGEKGKLYGSVTAREIAEAISTLVGFEFDRKYLELPEPLKDLRKHNVKVNLGKGISASITVNILPEETTEKQGVKES